A genomic segment from uncultured Alistipes sp. encodes:
- a CDS encoding TonB-dependent receptor translates to MNLKRIATVTLFSGVMSVLHLSAQTPSVSGTVKWTDDGNPLPGVSVIIRNTNKGTTTDYQGRYSIGAMKGDTLDFRFIGMKPVMKVVGNASRIDVEMSSVSEGIDEVVVVGYSLMKKSDLTGSVQNVSSEELMKSRPASFEQGLQGRIAGVNVVRNDGAPGGGISVQIRGSNSFMGSTEPLYVIDGVPFTASNDDESMTFDENEVASRNVLSFLDPENIESIEILKDASAVALYGSRGSNGVVMITTKSGRKGSNRLTFNATLSISQVSNKLRMLTGAEYAEYRNQAYINTQYINTGTFNPQGLPHLGDIGPLGTYVKGPKDYDNDPYYWQDAIFRTAISQNYSLNYSGATDKGDYAVGLSYLDQTGTVVNSGYDRLNVNLKLNQTIKPWLKIGTSTNFSMANSDMIKTATSNQNNGDEGVIRSALYYPPLYKIEEQPGYEEYQLVSNPLDYTAAMNKNKNYTIYSSNYANATLTKGLIFRTVFSYKASMNFNNRYFPKNLYEGRSVGGKSLAGDIQSQRYLWDNFLMFNRTFKSRHNVSATLGVSWEDYSYYSKQVTTQGFGYDGNNGWILEDGTAPQTPQSVKQDATLFSVIARAAYTYDNRYYVTATFRRDESSKFAKNNKAAYFPSIGVAWTASREKFLRESKAVTNLKLRYSYGLSGNAGIGPYGSLLLFGSANYPFGASVSPGYAIEGTNPGNPNLKWETTYQHDLGIELSLFNVLDLEVDFYDKTTKDLIQNKDLSPSTGMKSVLMNVGEVNNKGMEITANARILNKKDLSLNIGGNISFNKNKITNLNDLRIFPNNLWNDLRPYILEEGHSIGQLYGYKEEGIWNTREEVINSKQFQTQYPGYTVSDNDEATELLIKQKWLGEVKIHDKDGNGEINDADQDYIGDVNPKFIYAFNVDFSYKNFDFSILFNGVNGNDIINMPSLRNYNLGQTRNIPKSILGDAWVPGGSGKSPKIYTTTSRDLYFTRRYVEDGSYLKLRNISFGYTFKNPVKGIGSLRLYVSLNNLWTITDYTGYDPEVNAFGTNPSRRGVDAGGYPQSKEYLFGINLTL, encoded by the coding sequence ATGAACCTAAAACGGATTGCGACAGTGACGCTGTTTTCAGGCGTCATGTCGGTTCTGCATTTGTCGGCCCAGACGCCATCGGTTTCGGGTACGGTCAAATGGACAGATGACGGGAATCCCCTTCCCGGCGTATCGGTAATTATCCGAAACACGAACAAAGGAACGACTACCGATTATCAGGGACGCTATTCGATCGGAGCGATGAAGGGGGATACGCTGGACTTTCGGTTTATCGGTATGAAACCGGTGATGAAGGTTGTCGGCAATGCTTCAAGGATTGACGTTGAGATGAGTTCCGTATCGGAAGGTATCGACGAAGTGGTGGTAGTCGGATATTCGCTGATGAAGAAGAGTGACCTGACGGGCAGTGTCCAGAACGTAAGCTCCGAAGAGCTGATGAAGAGCCGCCCTGCAAGTTTTGAACAGGGTCTGCAGGGCCGGATTGCCGGTGTCAACGTCGTTCGCAACGACGGTGCTCCCGGAGGCGGAATCAGCGTGCAGATCCGCGGTTCCAACTCGTTCATGGGCAGTACGGAACCGCTGTATGTCATCGATGGAGTTCCGTTCACGGCCTCCAACGACGACGAGTCGATGACCTTCGACGAAAATGAGGTCGCCAGCCGCAACGTACTGTCGTTCCTGGACCCGGAAAACATCGAATCGATCGAGATTCTGAAGGATGCATCGGCTGTGGCGTTGTACGGATCGCGCGGATCCAACGGCGTGGTGATGATCACTACGAAGAGCGGGCGGAAAGGGTCGAACCGATTGACCTTCAATGCTACCCTGAGCATCAGCCAGGTTTCGAACAAACTCCGGATGCTGACCGGAGCTGAATATGCCGAGTACCGCAACCAAGCCTATATCAACACCCAGTATATCAATACGGGAACGTTCAATCCGCAAGGGTTGCCCCATTTGGGAGATATAGGACCGCTGGGAACCTACGTGAAGGGCCCCAAGGATTATGACAACGATCCCTACTACTGGCAGGATGCGATTTTCCGCACGGCCATTTCCCAGAACTACTCGCTGAACTACTCGGGAGCCACCGACAAGGGCGACTACGCGGTGGGTCTTTCCTACCTCGACCAGACGGGTACGGTGGTTAATTCGGGTTACGACCGTCTGAATGTGAACCTGAAGCTGAACCAGACCATCAAACCGTGGCTGAAGATCGGTACGTCGACCAACTTTTCGATGGCGAACTCCGACATGATCAAGACGGCAACAAGCAACCAGAACAACGGTGATGAAGGTGTGATCCGTTCGGCGCTCTATTACCCGCCGCTCTACAAAATCGAGGAGCAGCCGGGATACGAGGAGTACCAGCTCGTATCCAACCCGCTGGACTATACGGCGGCCATGAACAAGAACAAGAATTATACGATTTATAGCTCTAATTATGCCAATGCAACTTTGACGAAAGGTTTGATTTTCCGCACGGTGTTCTCTTACAAGGCTTCCATGAACTTCAACAACCGTTATTTCCCCAAAAATCTCTACGAAGGGCGTTCGGTTGGCGGCAAGTCGTTGGCCGGAGATATTCAGAGCCAGCGGTATTTGTGGGACAACTTCTTGATGTTCAACCGCACGTTCAAGAGCCGGCACAACGTCAGCGCAACCTTGGGTGTCAGCTGGGAGGATTACAGCTACTACAGTAAGCAGGTGACGACTCAGGGCTTCGGCTACGACGGCAACAACGGCTGGATTCTGGAGGACGGTACGGCGCCTCAGACTCCCCAGTCCGTCAAGCAGGATGCCACGCTCTTCTCCGTCATCGCCCGTGCGGCCTATACCTATGACAACCGTTATTACGTCACGGCGACGTTCCGCCGTGACGAATCGAGCAAGTTTGCCAAGAACAACAAGGCGGCCTATTTCCCCTCAATCGGAGTGGCTTGGACGGCAAGCCGGGAAAAATTCCTGCGGGAGAGCAAGGCCGTTACGAACCTTAAGCTGCGTTACAGCTACGGTCTTTCGGGTAATGCCGGTATCGGTCCTTACGGATCATTGCTGCTGTTCGGCAGTGCGAACTACCCCTTCGGGGCTAGTGTTTCGCCGGGCTACGCCATTGAAGGGACCAACCCCGGAAATCCGAATCTGAAGTGGGAGACGACCTATCAGCACGATTTGGGTATCGAGTTGAGCCTGTTCAATGTTTTGGACCTGGAGGTTGATTTTTACGACAAGACGACCAAGGATCTGATTCAGAACAAGGATTTGAGTCCGAGCACCGGTATGAAGAGCGTGCTGATGAATGTCGGTGAGGTGAACAACAAGGGTATGGAGATCACGGCGAATGCACGGATTCTAAACAAGAAGGATCTGAGCCTGAACATCGGCGGAAACATCTCTTTCAATAAGAATAAGATTACGAATCTGAATGACTTGCGGATTTTCCCGAACAATCTGTGGAATGACCTGCGTCCGTATATTCTCGAAGAGGGGCACTCGATCGGGCAACTGTATGGATACAAGGAGGAGGGTATCTGGAATACACGCGAGGAGGTGATCAACAGCAAACAGTTCCAGACCCAGTATCCCGGCTATACGGTCAGCGACAATGATGAAGCGACCGAGCTGCTTATCAAACAGAAGTGGTTGGGAGAAGTCAAAATCCATGACAAGGACGGCAACGGGGAGATCAATGATGCCGACCAAGATTACATCGGGGATGTGAATCCGAAATTCATCTATGCGTTCAATGTGGACTTCTCGTACAAGAATTTCGACTTTTCGATTCTGTTCAACGGAGTCAATGGCAACGACATCATCAACATGCCGAGCCTTCGCAATTACAACCTGGGCCAGACCCGCAATATTCCCAAGAGCATTCTGGGTGATGCATGGGTTCCGGGCGGCAGCGGCAAGAGTCCCAAGATTTACACCACGACCAGCCGAGATCTCTATTTCACCCGCCGTTACGTTGAGGATGGCTCGTACCTGAAACTGCGGAATATCTCGTTCGGCTATACGTTCAAGAATCCGGTTAAGGGAATCGGTTCCCTGCGGCTGTACGTATCGTTGAACAACCTTTGGACGATTACGGACTACACCGGTTACGATCCAGAGGTCAACGCCTTCGGGACGAATCCGTCGCGCCGAGGTGTGGATGCCGGTGGTTATCCCCAGTCCAAGGAGTATCTGTTCGGAATTAATTTAACGCTGTAA
- a CDS encoding AraC family transcriptional regulator — translation MEKQYEDAIYEITPLSEKDCFYIIERYKSEFTFPLHSHAEYEFNFVENGRGIQRIVGDSIEEIGDYDLTLIAGKELKHAWKQHKCTSKKIREITIQFSSDLFFESLLSKNQFNSILHMLEKARVGCSFPMSAILKVYSLLDRLASEQGFYAVLKFLTILYELSLCESRPLSSSSFACISDSADSRRVQKIYAYINRNYNKEIRLAQLAELVGMSPTAFSRFFSQRTGKNLSDYLIEIRLGHAVRMLVNTTQSVSEICFECGFNNISNFNRIFKRKKGCSPKEFRSNYQRVKKII, via the coding sequence ATGGAAAAGCAGTACGAAGATGCGATCTACGAGATTACGCCGCTGTCGGAAAAGGATTGTTTCTATATCATCGAGCGCTACAAGTCGGAATTTACGTTCCCGCTCCACTCCCACGCTGAATACGAGTTCAATTTTGTGGAGAACGGACGGGGAATCCAACGTATTGTGGGAGATTCCATCGAGGAGATCGGTGATTACGACCTGACCCTGATTGCGGGCAAGGAACTGAAACACGCCTGGAAACAGCATAAGTGTACCTCGAAAAAGATCCGGGAGATTACGATCCAATTCTCTTCGGATCTGTTTTTTGAAAGTCTGCTCTCCAAAAACCAGTTCAATTCCATCCTCCACATGCTTGAAAAGGCGCGTGTGGGGTGCTCCTTTCCCATGAGCGCTATCCTGAAGGTCTACTCGCTGCTCGACCGGTTGGCATCGGAACAGGGCTTTTATGCGGTTCTCAAGTTTCTGACCATTCTCTACGAATTGTCGCTGTGCGAGTCGCGCCCCCTGTCGAGCAGTTCGTTCGCCTGCATCAGCGATTCGGCGGACAGCCGCCGCGTGCAGAAGATTTACGCCTATATCAACCGCAATTATAACAAGGAGATCCGCCTTGCGCAGTTGGCCGAACTCGTGGGGATGAGCCCGACGGCATTCAGCCGTTTTTTCAGTCAGCGAACGGGGAAAAACCTCTCCGACTACCTGATTGAGATCCGTTTGGGCCATGCGGTGCGTATGCTGGTCAATACGACCCAGTCGGTTTCCGAAATCTGTTTCGAGTGCGGCTTCAATAACATCTCGAACTTCAACCGTATTTTCAAGCGCAAAAAGGGGTGTTCGCCCAAAGAGTTCCGCAGTAATTACCAGCGGGTTAAGAAGATCATATAA
- the sppA gene encoding signal peptide peptidase SppA, with the protein MNFVKTFLAGLLAVVVGMFLVFFLWIFLLLGIAGSMEKSVAVYPESILKIDFSEMLTDAPSSDPLAGIDVTTLQSMPQLSLFKALRALEAAAADDRIKGIYLRMNGTGGIAGTALLEELREALEEFKQSGKFVVAYNETYSQGQYYLASVADRIYLQPEGGMDWSGLASNVTFYKGLLDKLDLNVEIFRPTACRYKSAVEPFILEKMSPSNREQMQALVNSMWGTISDAVCAARGIDSVEMRRITDNLEVTLADEALKYGFVDELLYEDQMNDVFDSLGVESDGGDYRFVTLGEYAAQVGADLKNISADRVAIVYADGQIVDGEGYGREIYGNTLAAKLADVRRDDQVKAVVVRVNSPGGSALASDVIWREMELLRAEKPVIVSMGSYAASGGYYISCPADVIVADRLTLTGSIGVFGMILDPRDALKNKLGITIDGVQSNRSSDFLGKGPLTPVQRAMIMRGVDRVYTTFTNDVSEGRNLPIERVLEIAGGRVWSGEEALGIGLVDACGGLKTAIALAVDKAELGENYRVVEVTEQPTGLAAVLASLSRSVRASFTRSELGDMMKEYETVREALSQQGIVMYSPYRVELR; encoded by the coding sequence ATGAATTTTGTGAAAACTTTTCTGGCGGGACTTCTTGCGGTTGTCGTAGGAATGTTCCTCGTATTTTTCCTGTGGATTTTCCTGCTGTTGGGGATTGCCGGTTCGATGGAGAAGAGCGTGGCGGTCTACCCCGAATCGATCCTGAAGATCGATTTTTCGGAGATGCTGACCGATGCTCCGTCGTCCGACCCGCTGGCGGGGATCGATGTCACGACGCTTCAGTCCATGCCGCAACTCTCGCTGTTCAAGGCGCTCCGGGCCCTCGAAGCGGCCGCTGCCGACGATCGGATCAAGGGTATTTACCTGCGGATGAACGGTACGGGCGGGATTGCCGGTACGGCCCTGCTCGAAGAGTTGCGGGAGGCCCTCGAAGAGTTCAAGCAGAGCGGCAAGTTCGTGGTGGCCTATAACGAGACCTACTCCCAGGGGCAGTATTATCTCGCTTCGGTGGCCGACCGGATCTACCTGCAGCCCGAAGGGGGAATGGACTGGTCGGGACTGGCCTCGAACGTCACCTTCTACAAGGGGTTGCTGGATAAACTCGACCTCAACGTGGAGATTTTCCGCCCGACGGCCTGCAGGTACAAGAGTGCCGTGGAGCCGTTTATCCTGGAGAAGATGTCACCGTCCAACCGCGAGCAGATGCAGGCGCTGGTCAATTCGATGTGGGGAACCATTTCGGATGCCGTCTGCGCCGCGCGCGGCATCGATTCCGTGGAGATGCGCCGCATTACGGACAACCTCGAAGTGACGCTTGCCGACGAGGCGCTCAAGTACGGATTTGTCGACGAATTGCTTTATGAGGACCAGATGAACGATGTTTTCGACAGTCTGGGTGTGGAGTCCGACGGCGGGGATTACCGTTTCGTGACCCTTGGGGAATACGCCGCGCAGGTGGGGGCCGATCTGAAGAACATTTCGGCGGACCGGGTGGCCATCGTCTATGCCGACGGCCAGATTGTCGACGGCGAGGGTTACGGCAGGGAGATCTACGGCAATACGCTGGCCGCGAAACTGGCCGATGTGCGTCGTGACGACCAGGTCAAGGCGGTCGTCGTGCGGGTCAACTCGCCGGGCGGCAGTGCGTTGGCTTCGGATGTGATCTGGCGTGAAATGGAGCTTCTGCGGGCCGAGAAACCCGTGATTGTCTCGATGGGCTCCTATGCGGCCAGCGGTGGATACTACATCTCCTGCCCGGCCGACGTCATTGTGGCCGACCGGCTGACGCTGACCGGTTCGATCGGCGTCTTCGGGATGATCCTCGATCCGCGCGATGCGCTGAAGAACAAGCTCGGGATCACCATCGACGGGGTCCAGAGCAACAGGTCGTCGGATTTTCTGGGCAAGGGACCGCTGACGCCCGTGCAGCGTGCGATGATCATGCGCGGGGTGGACCGGGTCTACACGACCTTTACGAACGACGTGTCCGAGGGTCGCAACCTGCCGATTGAACGGGTTCTGGAGATTGCCGGCGGCCGGGTCTGGTCGGGAGAAGAGGCTTTGGGAATCGGACTGGTGGATGCCTGCGGCGGTTTGAAGACGGCCATTGCGCTGGCTGTTGACAAGGCCGAACTGGGTGAAAACTACCGGGTTGTCGAGGTAACGGAGCAGCCGACGGGTCTGGCGGCGGTGCTGGCTTCGTTGAGCCGGAGTGTGCGTGCGTCCTTCACACGTTCGGAATTGGGCGACATGATGAAGGAGTACGAGACGGTCCGTGAAGCGCTGAGCCAGCAGGGAATCGTAATGTATTCGCCCTATCGCGTGGAGTTGCGTTAA
- a CDS encoding Mrp/NBP35 family ATP-binding protein produces MEDKIKELLASIVHPETGKDIVTSGFIEHLATADGKVTVVLRFAKARDPFAVKIKNQAESLLHEAFPGSEVLVVIKEGGAAPRPEPKLSTTTGGIAKVISIASGKGGVGKSTVTANLAIALRNMGFRVGILDADIYGPSQPKMFGVEGYLPEAVIEEGREHIIPAESMDIRLMSIGFFIKPTDALLWRGAMAVSALKQMIHQTRWGTLDFLLADLPPGTGDVHLSIIGELKIDAAVIVSTPQQVAVADVVRGVEMFRNENVHIPVAGIIENMAWFTPAELPQNRYYLFGRGGARTYAEQNGVDFLGEIPIVQSIMEGSEEGRPATSTHPEVEERYRAIAEKIVGKVMKNG; encoded by the coding sequence ATGGAAGACAAAATAAAGGAACTGCTCGCCTCGATCGTCCATCCCGAAACGGGAAAGGACATCGTCACGAGCGGATTCATCGAACACCTCGCTACGGCCGACGGCAAAGTGACCGTCGTGCTGCGTTTCGCCAAGGCCCGCGACCCCTTCGCCGTGAAGATCAAGAACCAGGCGGAGAGTCTGCTGCACGAGGCATTCCCGGGCTCCGAGGTCCTTGTCGTCATCAAGGAGGGAGGTGCGGCACCGCGTCCGGAACCGAAACTCTCGACCACGACGGGCGGAATCGCCAAGGTGATCTCCATCGCCTCGGGAAAGGGCGGGGTAGGCAAGTCCACCGTGACGGCCAACCTGGCCATCGCCCTGCGGAACATGGGATTCCGGGTCGGCATACTCGATGCCGACATCTACGGGCCCTCGCAGCCCAAGATGTTCGGCGTCGAAGGTTACCTGCCGGAAGCCGTCATCGAGGAGGGCAGGGAGCACATCATCCCCGCCGAGTCGATGGATATCCGGCTGATGTCTATCGGTTTCTTCATCAAACCCACCGATGCGCTGCTATGGCGCGGCGCCATGGCCGTGAGCGCCCTGAAACAGATGATCCACCAGACACGCTGGGGAACGCTGGACTTCCTGCTCGCAGACCTGCCCCCCGGCACGGGAGACGTACACCTGTCGATCATCGGGGAGCTGAAGATCGACGCCGCAGTGATCGTCTCGACGCCGCAGCAGGTGGCCGTGGCAGACGTGGTGCGCGGTGTGGAGATGTTCCGCAACGAAAATGTCCACATTCCGGTTGCGGGGATCATCGAGAACATGGCGTGGTTCACCCCCGCAGAGCTTCCCCAGAACCGTTACTACCTCTTCGGACGAGGCGGAGCCAGGACCTATGCCGAGCAGAACGGCGTGGATTTCCTGGGTGAAATTCCGATCGTTCAGTCGATTATGGAGGGTTCGGAAGAGGGTCGTCCGGCCACGTCGACCCATCCCGAGGTGGAGGAGCGCTACCGCGCCATCGCCGAAAAGATTGTCGGCAAAGTGATGAAAAACGGTTGA
- the nadA gene encoding quinolinate synthase NadA encodes MNVENSAELRRRIEALKREKNAIILAHYYTKPEVQAVADFLGDSLALSVRAQQVEARIILFAGVHFMAETAKVLCPDKKVLIPCPEAGCSLAESCDAKEFAAFKAKYPGYKVVSYVNTTVGVKALTDVCCTSSNALKVVESLPADQPLIFAPDRNLGSYIQKLTGRKNMVLWDGACHVHEEFSLEKILQLKREHPEAKVVVHPECRAYIVEVADYVGSTAGILDYCDRSEAREFIVVTEAGILAEMRKRCPEKVFIPAPPDDETCACNNCKYMKMVTLENICSCLENEAPEIVLDEETRRAAERSIRNMIAIR; translated from the coding sequence ATGAACGTCGAAAACTCCGCCGAACTCCGCCGCCGCATCGAGGCGCTCAAACGCGAGAAAAACGCCATCATCCTGGCCCATTACTATACGAAGCCCGAAGTGCAGGCCGTGGCCGATTTCCTGGGCGATTCGCTCGCCCTCTCGGTCCGGGCCCAACAGGTCGAGGCTCGGATCATCCTCTTCGCCGGGGTGCACTTCATGGCCGAGACCGCCAAGGTCCTCTGCCCCGACAAGAAGGTGCTCATTCCGTGCCCCGAGGCGGGTTGCTCGCTGGCCGAGTCGTGCGACGCAAAGGAGTTCGCCGCCTTCAAGGCGAAATACCCCGGATACAAGGTCGTGTCGTATGTCAATACGACGGTCGGGGTCAAGGCCCTGACGGATGTCTGCTGCACGTCGTCCAATGCGCTGAAGGTCGTCGAGTCGCTGCCTGCCGACCAGCCGCTGATCTTCGCCCCGGACCGCAACCTGGGATCCTATATTCAGAAGTTGACCGGACGGAAGAACATGGTGCTGTGGGACGGTGCCTGCCATGTCCACGAGGAGTTTTCGCTGGAAAAGATCCTGCAGCTCAAACGCGAACACCCCGAAGCGAAAGTGGTCGTACACCCCGAGTGCCGGGCCTATATCGTTGAGGTGGCCGACTACGTGGGTTCGACGGCCGGGATCCTCGACTACTGCGACCGCAGCGAAGCCCGGGAGTTCATCGTCGTGACCGAGGCCGGCATCCTTGCGGAGATGCGGAAACGCTGTCCGGAGAAGGTCTTCATCCCGGCACCGCCCGATGACGAAACGTGTGCCTGCAACAACTGCAAGTACATGAAGATGGTGACGCTGGAGAATATCTGCTCGTGCCTGGAGAACGAGGCGCCGGAGATCGTGCTCGACGAGGAGACCCGCCGGGCTGCCGAACGCTCGATCCGAAACATGATTGCCATCCGTTAA
- a CDS encoding S46 family peptidase, protein MKKIFSLLAAVCVTLSAAADEGMWLLPYLQKMNIRNMKERGCKLSAEEIYSVNKSSLKDAVVIFGGGCTGEIVSPEGLLFTNHHCGYGSIQQLSSVEHDYLKYGFWAMSQAEELPAPGLEVRFIRQIADVTPEVMGNVPSIASQQEYERITEENIAGIEKRLREENPGMEISVKPFFGGNQFFAFVMEVYKDVRLVGAPPSSIGKFGGDTDNWMWPRHTGDFSIFRVYAGPDNRPAEYSPENRPYKAEKFLKISLQGVDENDFAMIMGFPGSTERYATSYEIDDLLKVDNPQRIFIRGERQEILWKDMIADDAIRIQYASKYARSSNYWKNSIGMSRGIEKLDVKARKEAQEASFQAWAEKNTLPEEGYVGALAKIREAVGEMSPLGASRQYLAEAFLSAVELLAPARSFIDMQQMEVKAEIKDPAAARERFAAWYKDYSPATDRKVAKRMLTIARENMKELPSFYAEVVDKRFGGDIDACVDDLYDHSIFTSGEKVMSLLDDYAPEKIASDPAVVLAKSVMEQYKRLSEALKEPMKRYDEGHRKYIAGLMLQQPKKAWASDANFTIRLTYGRVLPYSPADGIEYNYYTTLKGVMEKEDSENPQEFFVPEKLKELYAAKDFGRYANAKGELPTCFLADCDITGGNSGSPVLNGSGALIGLAFDGNWEAMSGDIAFEPDLQRTIAVDIRYVLFIVDKFAGAGWLLDELQFE, encoded by the coding sequence ATGAAGAAAATCTTTTCTTTGCTGGCGGCAGTGTGCGTGACGCTCTCTGCGGCAGCCGATGAAGGCATGTGGCTCCTGCCCTACCTTCAGAAAATGAACATTAGGAACATGAAGGAGCGGGGCTGCAAACTCTCCGCCGAGGAGATCTACAGCGTGAACAAGTCGTCGCTCAAGGATGCCGTCGTCATTTTCGGCGGAGGATGTACCGGTGAGATCGTATCGCCCGAAGGCCTGCTCTTTACGAACCACCATTGCGGCTACGGTTCGATCCAGCAGCTTTCGAGCGTCGAGCACGATTATCTGAAGTATGGCTTCTGGGCCATGTCGCAGGCCGAAGAGCTGCCCGCTCCGGGACTCGAAGTGCGTTTCATCCGTCAGATCGCCGACGTCACGCCCGAGGTGATGGGCAACGTCCCCTCGATCGCCTCTCAGCAGGAGTACGAGCGCATCACGGAGGAAAACATCGCGGGAATCGAAAAACGCCTCCGGGAGGAGAATCCGGGCATGGAGATCTCGGTCAAGCCGTTCTTCGGCGGCAACCAGTTCTTCGCCTTCGTGATGGAGGTCTACAAGGACGTGCGCCTGGTGGGTGCGCCCCCCTCGTCGATCGGCAAGTTCGGCGGCGATACCGACAACTGGATGTGGCCGCGCCATACGGGCGATTTCTCGATCTTCCGCGTCTATGCCGGACCGGACAACCGCCCGGCCGAGTATTCGCCCGAAAACCGCCCCTACAAGGCTGAAAAGTTTTTGAAAATTTCCCTCCAGGGCGTCGACGAGAACGACTTTGCGATGATTATGGGATTTCCCGGCTCGACCGAGCGCTATGCCACGTCGTATGAGATCGACGATCTGCTGAAGGTCGATAATCCCCAGCGGATCTTTATCCGCGGCGAGCGTCAGGAGATCCTTTGGAAAGACATGATTGCCGACGATGCCATTCGGATCCAGTACGCCTCGAAATACGCCCGTTCGTCGAATTACTGGAAGAATTCGATCGGCATGTCGCGCGGCATCGAGAAACTCGACGTAAAGGCCCGCAAGGAGGCACAGGAGGCTTCGTTCCAGGCTTGGGCCGAGAAGAACACCCTGCCCGAGGAGGGCTATGTCGGTGCCCTGGCGAAGATCCGCGAGGCTGTCGGCGAGATGTCGCCGCTGGGCGCATCGCGTCAGTATCTGGCCGAAGCGTTCCTGTCGGCCGTTGAGCTGCTGGCGCCCGCGCGTTCGTTCATCGACATGCAGCAGATGGAGGTGAAGGCGGAGATCAAGGATCCCGCCGCGGCCCGGGAGCGGTTCGCCGCATGGTACAAGGATTACAGCCCTGCAACCGACCGCAAGGTGGCCAAACGGATGCTCACGATCGCACGGGAGAACATGAAGGAGTTGCCGTCGTTCTATGCCGAGGTGGTCGACAAGAGGTTCGGAGGCGATATCGACGCCTGTGTCGATGATCTCTACGACCATTCGATTTTCACCTCCGGGGAGAAGGTCATGTCCCTGCTGGATGACTATGCTCCGGAAAAGATCGCTTCGGATCCTGCCGTTGTGCTGGCCAAGTCGGTTATGGAGCAGTACAAACGGCTTTCCGAGGCCCTCAAAGAGCCTATGAAGCGTTACGACGAAGGGCATCGCAAGTACATTGCCGGACTGATGCTGCAGCAGCCCAAAAAGGCCTGGGCTTCGGATGCCAACTTTACGATCCGTCTGACCTACGGCCGTGTGCTCCCCTATTCACCGGCCGACGGCATCGAGTACAACTACTATACGACGCTGAAGGGGGTTATGGAGAAGGAGGATTCCGAGAATCCGCAGGAGTTCTTCGTACCCGAAAAGTTGAAGGAGCTCTACGCGGCGAAGGATTTCGGGCGTTATGCCAATGCGAAGGGCGAGCTGCCGACCTGCTTCCTGGCCGACTGCGACATCACGGGCGGCAACTCAGGATCGCCGGTGTTGAACGGCTCCGGAGCGCTGATCGGGCTGGCCTTCGACGGTAACTGGGAGGCCATGTCGGGGGATATAGCCTTCGAGCCCGACCTGCAGCGCACGATTGCCGTGGATATACGGTACGTGTTGTTTATCGTCGACAAGTTTGCCGGGGCCGGCTGGCTCTTGGACGAGTTGCAGTTCGAGTAG